From the Flavimarina sp. Hel_I_48 genome, one window contains:
- a CDS encoding prolyl oligopeptidase family serine peptidase encodes MSTITEIIRLAVLMGCILRITTSYGQTSLKKINLDLGNYSVGFKHYVVFDSTRTYSRIYDYKNQKIPRPIPTSMWFPSQENVEGKKRLKILDYLEILKEEEEWEHLPNDQILNWFYYATTLDNQDHLKEKTTAFSGLEFATGRFPVIVYAPSYQASSIENFILCEYLASHGYIVIAGPSRGTENRWFSANSAMEIETQARDVEFLIKEATKLPAVNPKRIAIMGFSFGGLSNVIAQMRNDKISALVSLDGTERYQFGLLKKSPFFEPNKTDVPYLHMAQKDIPDEVLIEDNIDPELNSKFQLYDSITRSNTYSLKFHNLTHSYFSTLGVLFQQRDKRQDKTDPEIMESYKWVSVYTLNFLDAQLRKDESALNFIENNTLDNGIKTSLLTKKSKKAVSQNFTFQDFNELAFKQGYDNLYDLYATAKKENPTLEVPEGDLNTLGLQLAFNPNTPEQGINVLLLATEIYPNSANLFDSLGEGYLFIDNKQMAIESFKKSLKLNSQNQNAIDRLNELRE; translated from the coding sequence ATGAGCACTATTACCGAGATTATACGATTGGCAGTATTGATGGGCTGTATTTTACGGATTACAACATCTTACGGACAAACTTCATTAAAGAAAATCAACCTTGACCTTGGGAATTATAGCGTTGGATTTAAGCATTATGTTGTTTTTGACAGCACGAGGACTTACAGTAGAATTTACGATTATAAAAATCAAAAAATCCCAAGGCCAATCCCAACAAGTATGTGGTTTCCTTCCCAAGAAAATGTAGAGGGCAAAAAGCGGTTGAAGATTTTGGATTATCTGGAGATCCTTAAAGAGGAAGAAGAATGGGAACACTTGCCCAATGACCAAATTCTGAATTGGTTCTACTATGCAACTACACTTGATAATCAAGATCATCTTAAAGAAAAAACAACAGCCTTCTCTGGGTTGGAATTTGCTACTGGCAGATTTCCTGTTATTGTTTACGCACCAAGTTATCAGGCCTCTTCAATAGAAAATTTCATCCTCTGTGAGTATCTGGCCAGCCACGGATATATCGTGATAGCGGGCCCAAGCCGTGGAACCGAAAACCGTTGGTTCAGTGCAAACAGTGCAATGGAAATAGAAACTCAGGCCAGGGATGTGGAATTCTTGATAAAAGAGGCAACAAAGTTACCAGCTGTCAACCCTAAAAGGATTGCAATCATGGGCTTCAGTTTTGGAGGTCTGTCAAACGTAATTGCTCAAATGCGAAACGATAAAATAAGCGCTCTTGTCAGCCTTGATGGAACGGAAAGATATCAATTCGGGCTATTGAAAAAATCGCCGTTTTTCGAGCCAAATAAAACGGACGTTCCATACCTCCATATGGCCCAGAAAGATATTCCCGATGAAGTTCTTATCGAAGATAATATCGATCCTGAACTAAATTCAAAATTCCAACTCTACGATAGCATAACACGCAGTAATACATACAGCTTGAAATTCCATAATCTGACACATTCCTATTTTAGTACATTGGGCGTACTTTTTCAGCAAAGGGACAAAAGACAGGATAAAACAGATCCTGAAATTATGGAATCCTATAAATGGGTCTCAGTTTACACATTAAATTTTCTTGATGCACAATTGAGAAAAGATGAAAGTGCATTGAATTTTATTGAAAACAATACCCTGGATAACGGAATCAAAACAAGTCTTTTAACCAAAAAGTCCAAGAAAGCCGTTAGTCAAAATTTCACCTTTCAGGATTTTAATGAATTGGCCTTTAAACAAGGCTATGATAATCTTTACGATCTATATGCTACGGCCAAAAAAGAGAATCCTACACTGGAAGTCCCAGAAGGAGATCTCAATACACTTGGACTGCAACTCGCTTTTAACCCGAATACACCGGAACAGGGAATAAATGTTCTTTTGCTGGCCACAGAGATTTATCCAAATTCAGCAAATCTTTTTGATAGTCTGGGGGAGGGATATTTATTCATAGATAATAAACAAATGGCCATTGAGAGTTTTAAAAAATCCTTGAAACTAAATTCACAAAATCAAAATGCGATTGATAGGTTAAACGAACTTAGAGAGTAA
- a CDS encoding site-specific integrase, with the protein MQYSSLLTTLFWVNKSRTKDNSARLYLRITLDQKRANISLKQEVNLELWDNKRKQMKGRSQHAQTINSYIDHVKGEILSIYQDLKSEDKTITPQRIKINFLGKDQNKHSLSSLFDYFNEKMSRKLAKKTKGHYRTSQKYILNYILSEYKFQDIYLKDLDYPFLIGFEHFLRCYNPRHYQSSLANNAVMKHIQRLRRMIRLAYEMEWLDRDPFIKFKPKLEKRQRDFLTALELKRIEYLNIKITRLGVVRDLFVFSCYTGVSYADVNSLSEENRFIGINGKDWLRGKRNKNGNPYEIPLLPKALEILDKYENDPRTEITQKLLPTISNQKLNAYLKEIQDLAEIKKNLTFHMSRHTFATTVTLSNGVPIETVSKMLGHTKLATTQIYAKVIEEKVSHDMDALHKMLQNQNRTKNYDQIRLKKV; encoded by the coding sequence ATGCAGTATTCATCACTATTAACAACACTCTTCTGGGTCAATAAATCTAGGACTAAAGATAATTCGGCCCGACTTTATCTACGAATCACCCTTGATCAAAAACGTGCAAATATTAGCCTGAAACAAGAGGTTAATTTGGAACTTTGGGACAACAAAAGGAAACAAATGAAGGGCAGAAGTCAGCATGCCCAAACTATCAATAGTTATATTGATCATGTTAAAGGTGAAATTTTAAGCATATATCAAGACTTAAAGTCTGAGGATAAAACGATTACACCACAAAGGATTAAGATTAATTTTCTGGGTAAAGACCAAAATAAACATTCCCTCAGTAGTCTGTTTGATTACTTCAATGAAAAAATGTCCCGGAAATTGGCTAAAAAGACCAAGGGTCATTACAGAACAAGCCAAAAATATATACTAAATTATATTTTATCTGAATATAAATTCCAAGATATTTATTTGAAAGACCTAGATTACCCATTTCTTATAGGATTTGAACATTTTTTGCGTTGCTATAATCCCAGACATTATCAGAGCAGTCTTGCCAATAATGCGGTCATGAAGCATATTCAGCGCCTTCGCAGAATGATCAGACTGGCTTATGAAATGGAATGGCTAGATCGGGATCCCTTTATCAAGTTTAAACCAAAACTTGAAAAAAGACAACGTGATTTTTTAACCGCTCTAGAGCTTAAGCGAATTGAGTATTTAAATATAAAAATCACAAGACTCGGAGTTGTACGAGATTTATTTGTTTTTTCCTGTTATACCGGGGTGTCCTATGCTGATGTAAACTCGTTAAGTGAAGAAAATCGCTTCATAGGTATAAACGGTAAAGACTGGTTACGCGGAAAAAGAAATAAAAATGGTAATCCTTACGAAATACCTTTGTTGCCAAAGGCCTTGGAGATTTTGGATAAGTATGAAAATGATCCACGAACAGAAATTACGCAAAAATTATTACCGACTATTTCTAACCAAAAACTTAATGCATACCTTAAAGAGATACAAGATCTTGCAGAAATAAAAAAGAATCTTACATTCCATATGTCCAGGCACACTTTCGCAACTACTGTTACATTAAGTAATGGCGTACCCATTGAAACTGTTTCTAAAATGCTAGGACACACCAAACTTGCTACGACTCAAATATATGCTAAAGTAATAGAAGAAAAAGTTAGCCACGATATGGATGCCCTACACAAGATGCTACAAAATCAGAATAGAACAAAAAACTATGATCAAATACGTCTTAAAAAAGTCTGA
- a CDS encoding aldo/keto reductase, producing MKLNQVKLGSQGLIIPNIGLGCMGMTGFGEADMYGKTDEKEAIATIHRSLELGGSFLDTADLYGPFKNEQLIAKAIAENREHYTIATKFGWEIDDNDNVTWKINGTKEYVKKSVERSLRYLKTDYIDLYYMHRLDKNTPIEETVEAMSELVKEGKIGYVGLSEVSSETVKRAHAVHPITAVQSEYSLFERTVEEKGVLNTFNELGIGFVAYSPLGRGFLSGQIRSIDDLPKNDFRRGIPRFQEQYFHKNIELVEAVEELAKEKEITSSQLALAWIISKGIVPIPGTKRRKYVEQNIEASKIVLSESDLQKLESIVPLGTDTGAPYDEFSMGLLDY from the coding sequence AATATTGGTTTGGGATGTATGGGAATGACAGGTTTTGGTGAGGCCGATATGTATGGTAAAACCGATGAAAAAGAAGCCATTGCAACCATTCATCGTTCTTTGGAACTGGGCGGGAGTTTTCTCGATACCGCAGATTTGTATGGACCTTTTAAAAACGAACAACTTATTGCCAAAGCAATCGCAGAAAATCGTGAGCACTATACTATCGCTACAAAATTCGGTTGGGAAATCGACGACAATGACAATGTGACCTGGAAAATAAACGGAACCAAAGAATATGTAAAGAAATCGGTGGAACGTTCCCTCAGATATCTAAAAACCGATTACATCGACCTGTATTACATGCATCGTCTCGATAAAAACACTCCTATCGAAGAAACGGTTGAAGCGATGTCTGAGTTGGTGAAAGAAGGTAAAATTGGTTATGTCGGCTTATCCGAAGTATCGTCTGAAACGGTGAAAAGAGCGCACGCTGTTCATCCTATTACAGCAGTTCAAAGTGAATATTCTTTGTTTGAGAGAACGGTTGAGGAAAAAGGTGTCCTGAACACCTTTAATGAATTGGGAATTGGTTTTGTGGCGTATTCTCCGTTAGGAAGAGGGTTTTTATCTGGACAAATCCGTTCGATTGATGATTTGCCGAAAAATGATTTCCGAAGAGGAATTCCCCGTTTTCAAGAGCAGTATTTTCATAAAAATATAGAACTCGTGGAAGCGGTTGAAGAATTAGCTAAAGAAAAAGAAATTACCTCTTCGCAACTGGCTTTGGCCTGGATTATCAGCAAAGGAATAGTTCCGATTCCGGGAACGAAACGAAGAAAATATGTTGAACAGAATATCGAAGCAAGTAAGATTGTATTGAGCGAATCTGACTTACAAAAACTGGAAAGTATCGTACCTTTAGGAACTGATACCGGTGCACCTTATGACGAATTCAGTATGGGACTTTTAGATTATTAG
- a CDS encoding helix-turn-helix domain-containing protein — translation MNTIDSISTFHRLLSLSEPKHPLVSVINLSESIFLEDEIWKGFVNRFYCVALKRNATGKIRYGQQYYDYDKGVLSFTAPNQVQYLDLQNMECDSAGYLMIFHEDFLLKHSLGNTISSYGFFSYAVNEALHLSQDEENNLIEILHKINKECQHIDQHTQEIILSQIELLLNYSKRFYERQFITRKSGNDKLLTKFERYLDDYFDNASSEKGRLTVYQIAEALNISPNYLSDLLRIQTGQNTQQHIHEKIIGKAKEKLSVTELSVSEIAYELGFEYSQSFSTLFKKKTKMSPLEFRQLFN, via the coding sequence ATGAATACTATTGATTCCATTTCCACATTTCACAGATTGCTCTCACTTTCCGAACCGAAACATCCGTTGGTAAGTGTCATCAATCTATCTGAAAGTATCTTTCTTGAAGATGAGATTTGGAAAGGTTTTGTCAATCGATTCTATTGTGTAGCGTTGAAAAGAAATGCGACTGGAAAAATAAGATATGGACAGCAGTATTATGACTACGATAAAGGCGTGCTGAGTTTTACGGCTCCAAACCAGGTTCAGTATCTCGACCTTCAAAATATGGAATGTGATTCTGCTGGTTATTTGATGATCTTTCACGAAGATTTTTTACTCAAACATTCTTTGGGTAATACGATTTCTTCTTACGGATTTTTCTCCTACGCTGTGAATGAAGCTTTGCATTTATCTCAAGATGAAGAAAACAATCTGATTGAAATTCTGCATAAAATCAATAAAGAATGCCAGCATATCGACCAGCACACCCAGGAAATTATTTTATCGCAAATTGAATTGTTGCTGAATTATTCCAAACGTTTTTACGAAAGACAGTTCATAACCCGAAAGAGTGGAAATGATAAGCTTTTAACAAAATTCGAAAGGTACCTTGATGATTATTTTGACAACGCATCCTCTGAAAAAGGACGATTGACAGTTTATCAGATTGCGGAAGCGCTGAATATATCCCCTAATTACTTGAGTGACCTTTTGAGAATCCAAACCGGGCAAAACACCCAACAACATATCCACGAAAAGATCATTGGCAAAGCAAAGGAGAAACTTTCCGTAACTGAACTTTCCGTTAGTGAAATTGCCTACGAATTGGGGTTTGAATATTCTCAGTCTTTTAGCACATTATTCAAAAAAAAGACAAAGATGTCGCCCTTAGAATTTCGGCAATTGTTTAATTAA